The Micromonospora krabiensis genome window below encodes:
- a CDS encoding glycoside hydrolase family 2 protein encodes MTRRTLHDGWLLRAVPGPQLPDAIGDRVVPATVPGCVHTDLLAAGLIPDPFVDDNERGLAWIGRTDWVYETTFRHEPGDDERVDLVCAGLDTVATLSVNGVEVGRTENMHRGYRFDVRSLLRAGDNTLAVRFDSAYRYAEAHRDRLGDRPNAYPEPFGFIRKMACNFGWDWGPTLVTAGIWQEIGLHVWSTARLATVRPLVTLDGADGRVELHVEVERAGDAPLTVRAVVAGATAEATIPAGERAAVLTLAVREPEPWWPRGYGAPARHALDVTLSSPDGRPLDSWSRRIGFRSVRLDTTPDAHGTPFTLHVNDVPVVVRGVNWIPDDVFPTRITRDRLAGRLAQAAEANVNLLRVWGGGRYESEDFYDVADELGLMVQQDFLFACAAYPEEEPFRTEVEAEARDQVSRLTPHPSLVLWTGNNENIWGWHDWGWQESLAGRTWGRGYYLELLPRLVAELDPTRPYWPGSPWSGREDRHPNDPAHGTTHIWDVWNTDDYTKYRAYLPRFVAEFGYQAPPAYATLRRSLSDEPLAPDSPGMAHHQKAADGDAKLRRGLAAHLPDPTDFDDWHWLTQLNQARAIQLGVEHFRALRPICMGTIVWQLNDCWPVTSWSAVDGDGRRKPLWYALRRAYADRLLTVQPRDGGLALVAVNDGRDEWRATAQVTRLTLAGEPRGKTSVELTVPGGSSVTVPLPAELARPDEAVRELLVVDAGASAERAFWFFAEDRDADWPAARFDATVEAVEDGQRVRVTAVTVLRDLTLFPDRLDPAATVDEALVTLLPGESATFTVRAPTPLDPTALTRHPVLRTVN; translated from the coding sequence GTGACCCGACGAACTCTCCACGACGGTTGGCTGCTGCGGGCGGTGCCCGGGCCGCAGCTCCCCGACGCGATCGGCGACCGTGTGGTCCCGGCCACCGTCCCCGGCTGCGTGCACACCGACCTGCTCGCCGCCGGCCTGATCCCCGACCCGTTCGTGGACGACAACGAGCGCGGGCTCGCCTGGATCGGGCGCACCGACTGGGTGTACGAGACGACCTTCCGGCACGAGCCGGGCGACGACGAGCGGGTCGACCTGGTCTGTGCCGGCCTGGACACGGTCGCCACGCTCAGCGTCAACGGCGTCGAGGTCGGCCGCACCGAGAACATGCACCGCGGCTACCGCTTCGACGTGCGGTCGCTGCTGCGCGCCGGCGACAACACCCTGGCCGTACGCTTCGACTCCGCCTACCGCTACGCCGAGGCGCACCGCGACCGGCTCGGCGACCGGCCGAACGCCTACCCGGAGCCGTTCGGGTTCATCCGCAAGATGGCCTGCAACTTCGGCTGGGACTGGGGCCCCACGCTGGTCACCGCCGGCATCTGGCAGGAGATCGGCCTGCACGTCTGGTCCACCGCCCGGCTGGCGACCGTCCGCCCGCTGGTGACCCTCGACGGCGCCGACGGCCGGGTGGAGCTGCACGTCGAGGTCGAGCGGGCCGGCGACGCCCCGCTGACCGTCCGCGCCGTGGTGGCCGGCGCGACGGCCGAGGCGACGATCCCGGCGGGGGAGCGCGCGGCCGTGCTGACCCTCGCCGTCCGCGAGCCGGAGCCGTGGTGGCCCCGGGGGTACGGGGCACCGGCCCGGCACGCGCTCGACGTGACGCTGTCCAGCCCGGACGGTCGGCCGCTCGACAGCTGGTCCCGGCGGATCGGCTTCCGCTCCGTACGCCTCGACACCACGCCGGACGCCCACGGCACCCCGTTCACGCTGCACGTCAACGACGTGCCGGTCGTCGTACGCGGGGTCAACTGGATCCCGGACGACGTGTTTCCCACCCGGATCACCCGCGACCGGCTGGCCGGGCGACTCGCCCAGGCCGCCGAGGCCAACGTCAACCTGCTGCGCGTCTGGGGCGGCGGCCGGTACGAGTCGGAGGACTTCTACGACGTCGCCGACGAGCTGGGTCTGATGGTGCAGCAGGACTTCCTGTTCGCCTGCGCCGCCTACCCGGAGGAGGAGCCGTTCCGCACCGAGGTCGAGGCCGAGGCGCGGGACCAGGTCAGCCGCCTGACCCCGCACCCCTCGCTGGTGCTCTGGACGGGCAACAACGAGAACATCTGGGGCTGGCACGACTGGGGCTGGCAGGAGTCGCTGGCCGGGCGCACCTGGGGGCGCGGCTACTACCTGGAGCTGCTGCCCCGGCTCGTGGCCGAGCTGGACCCGACCCGCCCGTACTGGCCGGGGAGCCCCTGGTCGGGCCGGGAGGACCGGCACCCCAACGACCCGGCGCACGGCACGACGCACATCTGGGACGTCTGGAACACCGACGACTACACGAAGTACCGGGCCTACCTGCCCCGGTTCGTCGCCGAGTTCGGCTACCAGGCGCCGCCCGCGTACGCGACGCTGCGCCGCTCGCTCTCCGATGAGCCGCTCGCCCCCGACTCGCCCGGCATGGCCCACCATCAGAAGGCGGCCGACGGCGACGCGAAGCTGCGGCGTGGGCTGGCGGCGCACCTGCCCGATCCAACCGACTTCGACGACTGGCACTGGCTGACCCAGCTCAACCAGGCCCGCGCGATCCAGCTGGGCGTCGAGCACTTTCGCGCGCTCCGGCCGATCTGCATGGGCACCATCGTCTGGCAGCTCAACGACTGCTGGCCGGTGACCTCCTGGTCGGCGGTCGACGGCGACGGCCGGCGCAAGCCGCTCTGGTACGCGCTGCGTCGCGCGTACGCCGACCGGCTGCTCACCGTGCAGCCCCGCGACGGCGGCCTGGCCCTGGTCGCGGTCAACGACGGCCGCGACGAGTGGCGGGCCACGGCGCAGGTGACCCGGCTGACCCTGGCCGGCGAGCCGCGGGGGAAGACGTCGGTCGAGCTGACGGTGCCCGGGGGCTCCTCGGTCACGGTGCCGCTGCCCGCCGAGCTGGCCCGGCCGGACGAGGCCGTGCGGGAGTTGCTGGTCGTCGACGCGGGGGCGAGCGCGGAGCGGGCGTTCTGGTTCTTCGCGGAGGACCGGGACGCCGACTGGCCGGCGGCCCGCTTCGACGCGACGGTGGAGGCGGTCGAGGACGGGCAGCGCGTGCGGGTCACCGCGGTGACCGTCCTGCGCGACCTGACCCTCTTCCCGGACCGCCTCGACCCGGCGGCCACGGTGGACGAGGCGCTGGTGACCCTGCTGCCCGGCGAGTCGGCCACCTTCACCGTGCGGGCGCCGACCCCGCTCGACCCGACCGCCCTCACCCGTCACCCGGTCCTGCGCACGGTCAACTGA
- a CDS encoding bifunctional diguanylate cyclase/phosphodiesterase produces MPLAAPYRAPARSVVPEAAVLVAGALLVLAGTTGLLSAPVVVALAVGAAATLAGVRLSRLAVRPPTPAGPAPAAPPEPGESTWPGAVGTRVARRAWTSTRAAVLLLDAGVVAAGVAAAALPLLDPVPPAVAVAAPTVVVVCAAAGLRRLPGGPHPPVRARLRGLADGIGPAAALVLAGWLLLHRSGVPFPARLAVALLLGVLGTVALTALTGAHPRAGAAVGRGGVALVLSGLVLLLLFPPASVGWPGLLAVPPLVVGLLLVAAGATRAATGRGPARPAPRWPRAVVPAVVLPLAAGGDLGSGLPPDRTTLLLALAAVPPLVLRELLRTADRSAPTRPAAHRRDPRSASVPATPPAHPSPASATSGLVDRSALRRVLAVRAEEAGPGGALLVVDLHVSSGDGGTRTLDDDLLAEALHRTRAVVGPRDLLATLDGAGFAVITTGGPMLAYALGTRLLATLTQPYLLGATAHRVQASIGLAELDGSGPDDVLRQADLARRRAVQLGRDRVEWYDAFLEEQLVRRLDLERELPGAVARGELDLVYQPVLGLADRSPVGAEALLRWRSPVLGTVLPNEFLPVAEDLDIVGELEWWVLDRACRQLAEWSAESRQLWMAVNVTTTELTTPDFVLRTAAVLAAYGVPADRLVVEVAEPRIGPELSTVVARLAGLRSLGVRTALDDFRAEHASLAQLRRLPIDLLKVGADLVDGAPDAPRPLLDVVVNVGDRLGVEVVAEELESPGQVEGAHRAGCRYGQGFALARPATAERVEAYLEEFPSASR; encoded by the coding sequence GTGCCCCTCGCCGCCCCGTACCGCGCCCCCGCCCGCTCGGTGGTGCCGGAGGCCGCCGTGCTCGTGGCGGGCGCGCTGCTCGTCCTCGCCGGCACGACCGGCCTGCTCTCCGCCCCGGTCGTGGTCGCGCTCGCCGTGGGCGCCGCCGCCACGCTGGCCGGCGTACGTCTCTCCCGGCTCGCCGTCCGGCCGCCCACGCCCGCCGGACCGGCTCCGGCCGCGCCGCCGGAGCCGGGTGAGAGCACGTGGCCCGGAGCGGTCGGCACCCGCGTCGCCCGACGGGCGTGGACCTCCACCCGCGCCGCCGTCCTGCTGCTCGACGCGGGCGTGGTCGCCGCCGGGGTGGCCGCGGCCGCCCTGCCGCTGCTCGACCCGGTGCCGCCGGCCGTGGCCGTCGCCGCGCCGACCGTCGTCGTGGTGTGCGCGGCCGCCGGGCTGCGCCGACTTCCGGGCGGACCACACCCGCCGGTCCGGGCCCGCCTGCGCGGGCTCGCCGACGGGATCGGTCCCGCCGCCGCCCTGGTCCTCGCCGGCTGGCTGCTGCTGCACCGCTCGGGCGTGCCGTTTCCGGCCCGGCTGGCCGTGGCGCTGCTGCTGGGCGTGCTGGGCACGGTCGCGCTCACCGCGCTGACCGGGGCGCATCCGCGGGCCGGAGCGGCCGTCGGTCGGGGCGGTGTGGCTCTGGTCCTGTCCGGGCTGGTCCTGCTGCTGCTCTTCCCGCCCGCTTCGGTGGGCTGGCCGGGATTGCTGGCCGTACCGCCGCTGGTGGTGGGGTTGCTGCTGGTCGCCGCCGGGGCGACGCGGGCGGCGACCGGTCGCGGGCCGGCGCGTCCCGCGCCGAGGTGGCCCCGGGCGGTGGTTCCGGCGGTGGTGCTCCCGCTGGCGGCCGGCGGTGACCTCGGCTCGGGCCTGCCGCCGGATCGCACCACCCTCCTGCTCGCCCTGGCGGCGGTGCCGCCGCTCGTGCTGCGCGAGCTGCTCCGCACGGCCGATCGGTCGGCGCCCACCCGTCCCGCCGCGCACCGCCGTGACCCGCGGTCGGCGAGCGTCCCGGCGACGCCGCCGGCCCACCCGAGCCCGGCGTCCGCCACGTCCGGCCTGGTCGACCGGTCGGCCCTGCGGCGGGTGCTCGCCGTCCGGGCGGAGGAGGCGGGACCGGGCGGGGCGCTGCTGGTGGTGGACCTGCACGTGTCGAGCGGCGACGGGGGGACGCGCACGCTCGACGACGACCTGCTGGCCGAGGCGCTGCACCGGACGCGGGCCGTGGTGGGCCCGCGAGACCTGCTCGCCACCCTGGACGGCGCCGGGTTCGCCGTGATCACGACCGGCGGTCCGATGCTGGCCTACGCGCTGGGCACCCGGCTGCTCGCCACGCTGACCCAGCCGTACCTGCTGGGCGCGACCGCGCACCGGGTGCAGGCGAGCATCGGGCTGGCCGAGCTGGACGGCTCCGGCCCGGACGACGTGCTGCGCCAGGCGGACCTGGCCCGGCGACGTGCGGTCCAGCTCGGCCGGGACCGCGTCGAGTGGTACGACGCGTTCCTGGAGGAGCAGCTCGTCCGCCGGCTCGACCTGGAACGGGAGCTGCCCGGCGCGGTCGCCCGGGGTGAGCTGGACCTGGTCTACCAGCCGGTGCTCGGGCTGGCCGACCGGTCGCCGGTCGGCGCCGAGGCGTTGCTGCGCTGGCGCAGCCCGGTGCTCGGCACGGTGCTGCCCAACGAGTTCCTGCCGGTGGCGGAGGACCTCGACATCGTGGGCGAGCTGGAGTGGTGGGTGCTGGACCGGGCATGCCGTCAGCTCGCCGAGTGGTCCGCGGAGAGCCGCCAGCTCTGGATGGCGGTCAACGTCACCACGACCGAGCTGACCACGCCGGATTTCGTGCTGCGCACGGCGGCGGTGCTCGCCGCGTACGGGGTGCCCGCCGACCGGCTGGTCGTCGAGGTGGCGGAGCCGCGGATCGGCCCCGAGCTGTCCACCGTGGTGGCGCGGCTGGCGGGGCTGCGCTCCCTCGGCGTCCGCACGGCGCTGGACGACTTCCGCGCCGAGCACGCCTCGCTGGCCCAGTTGCGCCGGCTCCCGATCGACCTGCTCAAGGTCGGCGCGGACCTGGTCGACGGTGCTCCGGACGCGCCGCGCCCGCTCCTCGACGTGGTGGTCAACGTCGGCGACCGGCTCGGCGTCGAGGTGGTCGCGGAGGAGTTGGAGTCGCCGGGGCAGGTCGAGGGGGCGCACCGGGCGGGCTGCCGCTACGGGCAGGGTTTCGCGCTGGCCCGGCCGGCGACGGCGGAGCGGGTCGAGGCCTACCTTGAGGAGTTCCCGTCCGCGTCCCGCTGA
- a CDS encoding PH domain-containing protein, which yields MSKPDTVRFRYNQAIVAASVIAFVGALPLANAEVYLLPVLLVPFAVGVWAWRAGTDADARELRVRALFGQRRILWDQVVELTSDGRGRAVARLDDGQEVALTAVRARDLPRLVSATGETLPGTAD from the coding sequence GTGAGCAAGCCCGATACCGTCCGCTTCCGGTACAACCAGGCGATCGTGGCCGCGTCGGTCATCGCCTTCGTCGGCGCGCTGCCGTTGGCCAACGCCGAGGTGTACCTGCTGCCGGTGCTGCTCGTCCCCTTCGCCGTCGGCGTCTGGGCCTGGCGGGCGGGCACCGACGCGGACGCGCGCGAGCTGCGCGTACGGGCGCTCTTCGGGCAGCGCCGGATCCTCTGGGACCAGGTGGTCGAGCTGACCAGCGACGGGCGGGGGCGGGCCGTGGCCCGGCTCGACGACGGGCAGGAGGTCGCCCTGACGGCGGTCCGCGCCCGCGACCTGCCCCGGCTGGTCTCGGCCACCGGCGAGACGCTGCCGGGCACGGCCGACTGA
- a CDS encoding 2-hydroxyacid dehydrogenase translates to MKVWIPHETGLPLLGELPPEVTVEVAEDPDKLPSDVAGVRFWVPPFLSGSDATRLLRELPDLEVVQLLSAGADAWVGAMPDGVTLCDARGVHDPSTAEWVVTAILAQLRAFPLFARAQARREWAYSEATPTDELTGKRVLIVGAGSIGTAVRDRLAPFDVGFTLVARTARPEQGVHGVEELPRLLPEADVVVLLVPLTEQTRGLVDAKFLAAMRDGALLVNAARGPVARTDALVDELATGRISAALDVTDPEPLPADHPLWSMPNVLLTPHVAGSVRGLLPRAYRLVGEQVRRFAAGEELRNVVVDGY, encoded by the coding sequence GTGAAGGTATGGATTCCGCACGAGACCGGCCTGCCGCTCCTCGGTGAGCTGCCGCCCGAGGTCACCGTCGAGGTCGCCGAGGATCCCGACAAGCTCCCGTCCGACGTGGCCGGGGTCCGGTTCTGGGTGCCGCCGTTCCTGTCCGGCTCGGACGCCACCCGCCTCCTGCGGGAGCTGCCCGACCTGGAGGTGGTGCAGCTGCTGTCGGCCGGTGCGGACGCGTGGGTCGGCGCGATGCCGGACGGGGTGACGCTCTGCGACGCCCGTGGGGTGCACGACCCGTCGACCGCCGAGTGGGTGGTCACCGCGATCCTCGCCCAGCTGCGCGCGTTCCCCCTGTTCGCCCGGGCGCAGGCCCGGCGGGAGTGGGCGTACTCCGAGGCCACGCCCACCGACGAGCTGACCGGCAAGCGGGTGCTGATCGTCGGCGCCGGCTCGATCGGCACCGCGGTGCGGGACCGGCTGGCACCGTTCGACGTGGGGTTCACCCTGGTCGCCCGGACGGCCCGGCCCGAGCAGGGCGTGCACGGTGTCGAGGAGCTGCCCCGGCTGCTGCCCGAGGCGGACGTCGTGGTGCTGCTGGTGCCCCTCACCGAGCAGACCCGGGGCCTGGTCGACGCGAAGTTCCTCGCCGCGATGCGGGACGGCGCGCTGCTGGTCAACGCCGCCCGGGGGCCGGTGGCCCGCACCGACGCCCTGGTCGACGAACTCGCCACCGGGCGGATCTCCGCCGCGCTGGACGTCACCGACCCGGAGCCGCTGCCCGCCGACCACCCGCTGTGGAGCATGCCCAATGTGCTGCTCACCCCGCACGTGGCCGGCTCGGTGCGGGGGCTGCTGCCGCGGGCCTACCGGTTGGTGGGCGAGCAGGTGCGGCGGTTCGCCGCCGGCGAGGAGCTGCGCAACGTGGTGGTCGACGGCTACTGA
- a CDS encoding PQQ-dependent sugar dehydrogenase, producing the protein MSARPPYPRTRRVRAALAASSAALLLAATGCSFGEPEPDPAGEPPTFPTPSASASAGGAGQQVVATVLAKGLRVPWAIGFLPDGGALVTERDSGRILKVGPESGPDGLRVTVAHTITDVAAAGEGGLLGIAVSPSYQRDRTLFVYYTTERDNRIVRLQLDGEPTPILTGIPKAGVHNGGGLGFGPDGQLYASTGDAGDRPRAQDPKSLGGKILRITRDGKPAPGNPFPGSPVWSLGHRNVQGFAWDAGKRMYAVEFGQDTWDEINEIVKGRNYGWPQVEGRSDDKRFVNPLTQWATGDASCSGLAAVERLLVTGCLRGKRLWVVELTDTGTVLGQPRELLTNKYGRLRAVAAAPDGSVWVTTSNHDGRGDPTPEDDRILRLVFADGGAGRS; encoded by the coding sequence GTGAGCGCCCGTCCCCCGTACCCCCGCACCCGCCGCGTCCGGGCCGCCCTGGCGGCCTCCAGCGCGGCGCTGCTCCTGGCGGCGACCGGATGCAGCTTCGGCGAACCCGAGCCCGACCCGGCGGGTGAGCCCCCGACCTTCCCGACCCCCTCCGCGTCGGCGAGCGCCGGCGGGGCGGGCCAGCAGGTCGTCGCCACGGTGCTGGCGAAGGGCCTACGGGTGCCGTGGGCAATCGGCTTCCTGCCCGACGGCGGCGCCCTGGTCACCGAGCGGGACAGCGGCCGGATCCTGAAGGTCGGCCCGGAGTCGGGCCCGGACGGGCTGCGGGTCACGGTGGCCCACACCATCACCGACGTCGCCGCGGCGGGCGAGGGCGGGCTGCTCGGCATCGCCGTCTCCCCCAGCTACCAGCGGGACCGGACGCTGTTCGTCTACTACACCACCGAACGGGACAACCGGATCGTCCGACTCCAGCTCGACGGGGAGCCGACGCCCATCCTCACCGGCATCCCGAAGGCGGGTGTCCACAACGGTGGCGGACTCGGTTTCGGCCCCGACGGGCAGCTCTACGCGAGCACCGGCGACGCCGGCGACCGGCCGCGGGCGCAGGACCCGAAGAGCCTCGGCGGCAAGATCCTGCGGATCACCCGGGACGGCAAGCCGGCGCCCGGCAACCCGTTCCCCGGCTCGCCGGTCTGGTCGCTCGGGCACCGCAACGTCCAGGGCTTCGCGTGGGACGCCGGCAAACGCATGTACGCGGTGGAGTTCGGCCAGGACACCTGGGACGAGATCAACGAGATCGTCAAGGGCAGGAACTACGGGTGGCCGCAGGTGGAGGGGCGCTCCGACGACAAGCGCTTCGTCAACCCCCTCACCCAGTGGGCGACCGGCGACGCGTCCTGCTCCGGGCTCGCGGCCGTCGAGCGACTGCTGGTCACCGGTTGCCTGCGTGGCAAACGGCTGTGGGTGGTGGAGCTGACCGACACCGGCACCGTGCTCGGTCAGCCCCGGGAACTGTTGACCAACAAGTACGGGCGGCTGCGGGCGGTGGCCGCGGCGCCCGACGGTTCGGTGTGGGTGACCACGTCCAACCACGACGGGCGGGGTGATCCGACGCCGGAGGACGACCGGATCCTGCGACTGGTCTTCGCCGACGGCGGCGCCGGACGGAGCTGA
- a CDS encoding metallophosphoesterase, with protein sequence MDGQQNEQDGHGTDAGATPTAGRRRVAAAWRALTRPGRRGPLRLVGMTLAVLVVTFAGVVIGVLAGGRVDTDIGPFQATLTLSPTTDGGGTTVSIPPLGALLLDSHDGPTHLTVRLGALDQGRTEALIDDPASIQRASQSAVEDVRAGVMRLGLRTVASAVLATLLLAALVFRDIRRTAWSGGLALLVVGGSLGAAAGTLRPQAIEEPRYEGLLVNAPAVVGDARRIANDYTRYAEQLQRLVGNVSQLYTTVSALPVFEPAPDTTRVLHVSDMHLNPTGWQLIRTVVEQFDIDVVIDTGDITDWGSEPEASFVGSIGLLRRPYVYIRGNHDSGRTAAAVARQPNAIVLNNSTTTVAGLTIAGIGDPRFTPDKNTSPAGSGLTKQVAEQVIGVGEQLATTVRNSPRPVNIALVHDPASAGPLSGTCPLVLAGHTHQRQVSKLPQQPGLMPTQLLVEGSTGGAGLRGLEGEKPTPLSMSVLYFDKDKMLQAYDDITVGGTGQAQVSLERHVVEDPRAGPPVPVTPTPTR encoded by the coding sequence ATGGACGGGCAGCAGAACGAGCAGGACGGCCACGGGACCGACGCCGGGGCGACGCCGACGGCCGGCCGCCGCCGGGTCGCCGCCGCGTGGCGTGCCCTGACCCGGCCCGGCCGGCGCGGCCCGCTGCGTCTGGTGGGGATGACGCTGGCGGTCCTGGTGGTCACCTTCGCCGGAGTGGTGATCGGTGTGCTGGCCGGTGGCCGGGTGGACACCGACATCGGTCCGTTCCAGGCGACCCTCACCCTCTCCCCCACCACCGACGGCGGGGGCACCACGGTGTCCATCCCGCCGCTCGGCGCGCTGCTGCTCGACAGCCACGACGGTCCGACCCACCTGACCGTCCGGCTGGGCGCGCTCGACCAGGGGCGCACGGAGGCGCTGATCGACGACCCGGCGAGCATCCAGCGGGCCAGCCAGTCGGCCGTCGAGGACGTCCGGGCGGGGGTGATGCGGCTCGGGCTGCGGACCGTCGCGTCCGCGGTGCTGGCCACCCTGCTGCTGGCCGCGCTGGTCTTCCGGGACATCCGCCGCACCGCCTGGTCCGGCGGCTTGGCGCTGCTCGTCGTCGGCGGCAGCCTCGGTGCCGCGGCCGGGACCCTGCGCCCCCAGGCGATCGAGGAGCCACGGTACGAGGGCCTGCTGGTCAACGCGCCCGCCGTCGTCGGTGACGCGCGACGGATCGCCAACGACTACACCCGCTACGCCGAGCAGCTCCAGCGGCTGGTCGGCAACGTCAGCCAGCTCTACACGACCGTGTCGGCGTTGCCGGTGTTCGAGCCGGCGCCCGACACGACCCGGGTGCTGCACGTCTCCGACATGCACCTCAACCCGACTGGCTGGCAGCTGATCCGCACCGTCGTCGAGCAGTTCGACATCGACGTGGTGATCGACACCGGTGACATCACCGACTGGGGCAGCGAACCGGAGGCCTCGTTCGTCGGCTCGATCGGGCTGCTGCGCCGGCCCTACGTCTACATCCGGGGCAACCACGACTCGGGCCGGACGGCGGCGGCGGTGGCCCGACAACCCAACGCGATCGTGCTGAACAACTCGACCACCACCGTCGCCGGGCTCACCATCGCCGGCATCGGCGACCCGCGCTTCACCCCCGACAAGAACACCTCCCCGGCCGGTAGCGGGCTCACCAAACAGGTGGCCGAACAGGTCATCGGGGTGGGCGAACAGTTGGCCACCACGGTGCGCAACTCGCCCCGGCCGGTGAACATCGCGCTGGTGCACGACCCCGCGTCGGCCGGGCCGCTCTCCGGCACCTGCCCCCTGGTGCTCGCCGGGCACACCCACCAGCGGCAGGTGTCCAAGCTGCCCCAGCAGCCGGGGCTGATGCCGACCCAACTGCTGGTGGAGGGCTCGACCGGCGGCGCCGGGCTGCGCGGCCTGGAGGGCGAGAAGCCGACGCCGCTGTCGATGAGCGTGCTCTACTTCGACAAGGACAAGATGCTCCAGGCGTACGACGACATCACCGTGGGCGGCACCGGCCAGGCCCAGGTGAGCCTGGAGCGGCACGTGGTGGAGGACCCGCGGGCGGGGCCACCGGTGCCGGTCACCCCCACCCCCACCCGCTGA